Within Oscillatoria salina IIICB1, the genomic segment ATCGGCTGGCGAAGTAGACTATAACGAAAACGCTCGTCAACTAATTCTCTCCTTGGATTCTACTCTGAGAACCACTTTCAGAACCTTACAGCAAGACCTGAGCAGCTATCAAAGTTCGCTATCCCAGCAGCTAGGTCAGATGTATAATCTCGAACAGCAAGGAGAAGCAATTTTAGAAGCATTAGTGAGTCGGTTAAAAGCCGAACTGCAAACAGAAGCGATCGCTTCTCCTCCACCAACATCACCACCACCGAGGAGGACTTCCCCTCGCTATCAATCTCCGGAAGTATATCAAACCGGAGCAATTCCCGAACCACCACCGCCAACACCAACCGTTACTTCCTCTTCCAGAACTAAAATTCCCAAAGCCCAACCTCCATCGGCAGAACATCCTGCACCTACTAAGCCTCAACCCAAAAAACAATCCAAACTTCAGCTGGGAATCACCCTAGCCTTACTTTCCTCCTTAGCACTGTCACTGTATAACGTCGTTGTCGCGATCGTACTCAAACCTGCCTCAGTTTTGGGCTTATTCGAGTTGGGAGGATATATTTCTCCCAGCGTGGGCAATTCGCTACTCATTTTGTGGCTGCGGATGGTAGTCGTAGTACCAATGATGGCAATTCTGGCAGGATTTCTTTACTCGCGGACTTGGCAGGATATTATGAATTCTTTCCAGTCGAAAGACTGGCGACTTTGGCTAAAAGTAATCGGTAGTGGTTTTTTCCTCTTTATCTCCCAAGTGCTAATTTATATCTCCTTCGGTTCGGCACTTTCTCCAGGAGTAGTAATTACAATTTTCTTCATCTTCCCGATCGTTACCGTGCTACTTTCATGGTTACTGTTTGGAGAACGTCCAACTTTAATTCGCAGTATTGCCACAGCCGTAGTCTTTTTAGGGGTAGTGCTGATTTCTTTGGCTGGAGGAGGAGCAGTTGAAAGTTTTCCTTTACGCGGTTTTAGTACCGCAGTTGGTTCTGGTGTCACTTTTGCTTTTTACGTGTTACTTACTCAAGCTTCCGCCAAAAAACTACATCCTGTTCCCTTCAGCGTAGTTAATTTTGTCACAATTCTGATTTTTTCGGGTTTGAGCTTATTTATCTTTCCCTTTCTGCCCCTACCGCCTACCTGGGATGTCAGTGTAGATCCTCTAATGTGGTCTAACTTGATTGTTAGCGGTTTAATTTTGGGCGGATTAACGTTACTTTCTTATCTACTCAACAATATCGGGATCGGCTTAATTGGTGCCGCCCGCGCCTCAATTTTCGGTGCTACAGGTCCAGTTTTAACGACCATTCTGGCTTGGTTGATTATCGGACGACCTTTAATCGGTATTCAATGGGTAGGAATGTTAATCGTTACTCTGGGAGTATTAGGACTGAGTTTAGAACGGATGTGGAAAAAGCCCAAACCAGCCAAAAACACTAAT encodes:
- a CDS encoding DMT family transporter → MGQLDNQPENYQNVDPGAAETRLREITDELENLKQNFIFQLSQEIEQLQIRKNRLQQEVEQLELNRQQQLNRQQELIQQIAPALVNQLEDLLRQGLTLSARDRGASPTSAGEVDYNENARQLILSLDSTLRTTFRTLQQDLSSYQSSLSQQLGQMYNLEQQGEAILEALVSRLKAELQTEAIASPPPTSPPPRRTSPRYQSPEVYQTGAIPEPPPPTPTVTSSSRTKIPKAQPPSAEHPAPTKPQPKKQSKLQLGITLALLSSLALSLYNVVVAIVLKPASVLGLFELGGYISPSVGNSLLILWLRMVVVVPMMAILAGFLYSRTWQDIMNSFQSKDWRLWLKVIGSGFFLFISQVLIYISFGSALSPGVVITIFFIFPIVTVLLSWLLFGERPTLIRSIATAVVFLGVVLISLAGGGAVESFPLRGFSTAVGSGVTFAFYVLLTQASAKKLHPVPFSVVNFVTILIFSGLSLFIFPFLPLPPTWDVSVDPLMWSNLIVSGLILGGLTLLSYLLNNIGIGLIGAARASIFGATGPVLTTILAWLIIGRPLIGIQWVGMLIVTLGVLGLSLERMWKKPKPAKNTNR